The Chloroherpetonaceae bacterium genome includes a region encoding these proteins:
- the asnB gene encoding asparagine synthase (glutamine-hydrolyzing), which yields MCGIAAIYSPLQNDRTFFKDKIEQMTSAMIHRGPDGQGHYIDDHIALGHRRLSILDLSDAGSQPMFSKQDGGRYVISFNGEIYNYKALNALLEKKGYKTYSTCDTETVLNLYACFGEGCLSYLEGMFAFVIWDLKEKTLFAARDRFGQKPLLFSNQNGHWYFASELKAFLKSKVIAPLLDTVSAAMLIETGSVIQPRSIISGVFHLQAGHAMKIENGKERIWQYWDLAFSQQESEQVDYQTAKEKLNRLFIQAVESHIISDVPLGVFLSGGIDSSLIAAAMKLLGKNVQSFSLGFDSGGKNYNETEYASIVSKHLGTNHTEVILSEHDVVTALPDFIRGIDQPSSDGLNTFLVSKLAKEKVTVALSGLGSDEIFAGYSTFKFYQFLRDLNPFLTATPRALSLLAGQIGNRIPERLSEHWIARGAIGLMGGYNEIADLYSTRHLTSFELSRKIFGLPYNNGNSLHFQNYYLDALKKAGLLNSHPIHGLSYLEAKMYLCNTLLRDSDSTSMAHSLELRVPFLDHQFASYAAMLPAEFKIDRNSRHTGKKILIDSLGKLIPDEVIKRKKMGFALPLAYWMRKGRLNRVIRQSLSESSVKKLGICSQKEVDELLGDFFSSGNEKWKFRSYLRVWTLSLLHQWMLEYGVTSSLD from the coding sequence ATGTGTGGAATAGCAGCCATTTATAGCCCTTTACAAAACGACCGAACGTTTTTTAAGGACAAGATCGAACAAATGACTTCGGCGATGATTCATCGTGGGCCTGATGGTCAAGGGCATTATATCGATGATCATATTGCCTTAGGACATCGAAGATTGTCTATTCTTGATTTAAGTGATGCTGGCAGCCAACCAATGTTTTCAAAACAGGATGGCGGGCGTTATGTGATCAGTTTCAATGGAGAAATTTACAACTACAAAGCTCTCAATGCTCTTCTCGAAAAAAAAGGGTACAAGACTTACTCTACTTGCGATACCGAAACTGTTCTTAATCTCTATGCTTGTTTTGGCGAAGGTTGCCTTTCTTACCTTGAAGGAATGTTCGCTTTTGTGATTTGGGATCTTAAAGAAAAAACGCTTTTTGCCGCTCGAGATCGATTTGGACAAAAGCCACTGCTCTTTTCTAACCAAAATGGACATTGGTATTTCGCTTCAGAGTTGAAGGCTTTTCTCAAATCAAAAGTGATTGCACCGCTTCTTGATACTGTTTCCGCGGCGATGCTCATTGAAACCGGTTCTGTCATTCAACCGAGGTCTATTATTTCCGGTGTTTTTCACCTTCAAGCAGGCCACGCAATGAAGATTGAAAATGGAAAAGAAAGAATCTGGCAGTATTGGGATTTAGCTTTTTCACAACAAGAATCCGAACAAGTTGATTATCAAACGGCAAAAGAGAAACTCAACCGTCTTTTCATTCAAGCTGTTGAATCTCACATAATCAGCGATGTACCCTTAGGTGTTTTTCTTTCAGGCGGTATCGATTCCTCTTTGATTGCCGCTGCTATGAAACTTCTCGGAAAAAATGTTCAATCTTTTTCTTTAGGATTTGATAGTGGCGGAAAAAACTATAACGAAACTGAATATGCCTCGATTGTTTCGAAGCATCTTGGAACAAATCACACGGAGGTGATACTTTCTGAGCATGATGTTGTTACGGCTCTTCCCGATTTTATTCGTGGAATCGATCAACCTTCAAGCGATGGATTAAACACATTTCTTGTTTCTAAACTTGCAAAAGAAAAAGTTACAGTTGCATTATCAGGGCTTGGTTCCGATGAAATTTTTGCGGGTTATTCTACATTTAAGTTTTATCAGTTTCTCCGAGATTTAAATCCTTTTTTAACCGCAACACCGCGCGCTCTCTCGCTTCTTGCGGGTCAAATTGGCAATCGCATTCCTGAACGGCTTTCTGAACATTGGATTGCTCGTGGCGCTATCGGTTTGATGGGTGGATATAATGAAATTGCTGATTTGTATTCTACTCGCCACTTAACATCATTTGAGCTGAGTAGAAAAATTTTTGGGCTGCCCTATAACAACGGTAATTCACTGCATTTTCAAAACTACTACCTTGACGCACTCAAAAAAGCTGGTCTTTTGAATTCTCATCCTATACACGGGCTTTCTTACTTGGAAGCAAAAATGTATTTGTGTAATACCTTGCTTCGCGATTCTGATTCAACCAGTATGGCGCATTCATTGGAGTTAAGAGTCCCGTTTCTTGATCATCAATTTGCATCGTATGCGGCTATGCTTCCCGCTGAGTTTAAGATTGATCGAAACTCTCGACATACAGGAAAAAAGATTCTCATTGATAGCTTAGGTAAGTTGATACCCGATGAGGTTATCAAGCGAAAAAAAATGGGATTTGCACTTCCTCTCGCTTATTGGATGAGAAAGGGCCGCTTGAATCGGGTTATTCGGCAGTCACTTTCTGAATCTTCAGTAAAAAAATTGGGCATTTGCTCGCAAAAGGAAGTTGATGAATTACTCGGCGATTTTTTTTCGAGTGGCAATGAAAAATGGAAGTTTCGATCATACTTGAGAGTTTGGACACTTTCTTTGCTCCATCAATGGATGCTTGAATACGGCGTTACCTCCTCATTAGATTAG
- a CDS encoding aminotransferase class I/II-fold pyridoxal phosphate-dependent enzyme, with amino-acid sequence MSKYQPALRTQNYKYAIRNIVVEAQKVEAQGKKVTYLNIGDPSIYGFQPPMELVEAHKRALQDGFNGYSPSAGIPSARKAVAREANSRGISTTEDDILFTYGASEAADLIFAAFLEAGDEVLVPAPGYPLYTAICSKLGVKEVKYRQNASNSWQPDSEELRSLVTPKTKILVIINPNNPTGALYSEQTLKQMLNVAKEFGLLVIADEVYHKLIFEGSHTPIAKLAGSDLPVITLESLSKNYLAPGWRLGWMTMSNSSLMPDLKAAIRKMADARLCAPMAAQHTIEAAMNLPQSYLEPTMARLRAQRDITFEELNRIQGIRCNKPEGAFYAMAQVDLHSTSTTDEAFVLGLLREEGVLFVHGSGFGTNPTEGFFRIVFLPELEVLKDVYSRVANYTERFFQLHSAVSV; translated from the coding sequence ATGTCAAAATACCAACCGGCTCTTCGTACTCAAAATTACAAATATGCGATACGAAATATCGTAGTTGAAGCACAAAAAGTTGAGGCACAAGGAAAAAAAGTTACTTATCTAAATATTGGTGATCCTTCCATCTATGGATTTCAGCCCCCAATGGAACTGGTAGAAGCGCATAAAAGAGCTTTGCAAGATGGCTTCAACGGCTATTCGCCTTCAGCCGGAATTCCAAGTGCCCGCAAAGCTGTTGCTCGTGAGGCCAATTCGCGCGGTATCTCTACCACTGAAGACGATATTCTTTTTACTTATGGGGCTTCAGAGGCTGCTGACCTCATTTTTGCAGCTTTTCTTGAAGCGGGAGATGAAGTTCTTGTACCAGCACCCGGCTATCCGCTTTACACCGCAATCTGTTCAAAATTAGGCGTTAAAGAAGTAAAGTATCGGCAGAACGCTTCCAATTCTTGGCAGCCAGATTCTGAAGAACTGCGGTCTCTTGTTACTCCAAAAACTAAGATTCTTGTCATCATCAACCCCAATAACCCAACAGGTGCACTTTATTCAGAGCAAACCTTGAAACAAATGCTTAATGTGGCCAAAGAATTTGGTCTGTTGGTCATTGCCGATGAGGTTTATCATAAACTCATTTTCGAGGGAAGCCATACACCAATTGCCAAATTAGCGGGATCAGATTTGCCTGTGATTACACTCGAATCGCTTTCGAAAAATTACCTCGCACCGGGTTGGCGTTTAGGTTGGATGACAATGAGCAATTCTTCTCTCATGCCCGATTTGAAAGCTGCTATTCGAAAAATGGCCGATGCAAGGCTTTGCGCGCCAATGGCAGCACAACACACCATTGAAGCCGCAATGAACTTGCCCCAAAGCTATTTGGAACCCACAATGGCGAGGCTTCGTGCACAGCGAGATATAACCTTTGAAGAATTAAACCGCATACAGGGAATTCGTTGCAACAAGCCTGAAGGCGCATTTTATGCGATGGCTCAAGTTGATTTGCATTCAACTTCAACTACAGATGAAGCCTTTGTTTTGGGTCTTCTTCGTGAAGAAGGCGTGCTTTTTGTTCACGGTTCAGGTTTTGGAACCAACCCAACGGAGGGTTTCTTTAGAATTGTGTTCCTTCCCGAACTTGAAGTCCTTAAAGATGTTTATTCGCGAGTTGCAAACTATACAGAACGGTTTTTTCAATTACATTCAGCAGTTTCAGTTTGA
- a CDS encoding carbon-nitrogen hydrolase: protein MKKSKKVTVALIQKSCGLSPKDNLESTIDSIIRAASNGAQIIGLQEMFNTLYFCQTEDYEPFQYAEPIPGETTDLLCKVAKENKVVIVAPIFEKRAQGLYHNTAAVIDADGNYLGKYRKMHIPDDPNFYEKFYFTPGDTGFKVFETRYAKIGVLICWDQWYPEAARLTALRGAEILFYPTAIGWATGETSNKVKANQHEAWQTIQRSHAIANGVYVAVTNRVGVEMPPDENQNGLQFWGQSFLTSPFGEILAKAGAKDEETLLVECDLEQIEFYRQHWPFLRDRRIDHYEKITSRFIDEH, encoded by the coding sequence ATGAAAAAGTCAAAAAAAGTAACGGTTGCCTTGATACAAAAATCGTGCGGCCTTTCCCCAAAGGATAATCTTGAATCCACAATCGATTCGATAATTAGAGCTGCAAGTAATGGCGCTCAGATTATTGGATTGCAAGAAATGTTTAACACATTGTACTTTTGCCAAACAGAAGATTATGAGCCTTTTCAATACGCAGAACCTATTCCGGGTGAAACAACCGATTTGCTCTGTAAAGTTGCAAAGGAGAATAAAGTTGTAATTGTAGCCCCGATTTTTGAAAAAAGAGCTCAAGGGCTTTATCACAATACCGCGGCAGTCATTGATGCTGACGGCAATTATCTTGGGAAATATCGAAAGATGCACATTCCTGACGATCCAAATTTTTATGAAAAGTTTTATTTCACCCCCGGAGATACTGGTTTCAAGGTTTTTGAAACCCGATATGCCAAAATTGGCGTTTTAATTTGTTGGGATCAATGGTATCCTGAAGCGGCGAGGCTCACAGCGCTTCGCGGTGCAGAGATTCTTTTTTACCCTACCGCTATCGGGTGGGCAACCGGAGAAACATCAAATAAAGTCAAGGCAAATCAACATGAAGCTTGGCAAACCATTCAACGCTCGCATGCAATCGCCAATGGCGTTTATGTTGCCGTTACCAATCGTGTGGGCGTTGAGATGCCGCCGGACGAAAATCAAAACGGATTGCAATTTTGGGGACAAAGTTTTTTGACTTCACCTTTTGGAGAAATTCTTGCAAAAGCCGGAGCAAAAGACGAGGAAACGCTTTTAGTCGAATGCGATTTAGAGCAAATTGAATTTTACAGACAACATTGGCCATTTTTGAGAGACCGGCGAATTGATCATTACGAAAAAATTACGTCTCGATTTATAGATGAGCATTGA
- a CDS encoding alpha/beta fold hydrolase: MRKYFSRSFTICYAIVLTIFISSCSHQNETVRSIFTLSEEDRKVFRDLIDNDQDSTEFISSFDLSQIAIKSKVPSSSNSVLLFLHGTAAQSRLYLPLRDSLLRRGIGTVLMDLRGHGLSEGEPGDVRDVNDLIRDLRIVMIHLKKKYPEKKIFLGGHSLGAGLTLKYLQNFAERDSLFIKPDGLVLISGGFVPIPVEECNSADSIKDKNSSKLVVTSDTVHSKFATLNFLEALTYFPLGFMGIHLKPIRLVLPDEEIVREAVSKKLLVSEYSFQFFLAAFPVDLEMAYLLSTFPSLLIVGNQDEVISVCGAKETFRRLNTEEKELLIFSNTNHINVIWRAGGEVGDWIEKMQQRIKRD, translated from the coding sequence ATGAGAAAATACTTCAGTCGTTCTTTTACGATTTGTTATGCAATTGTGCTAACAATTTTCATTTCTTCTTGTTCACATCAGAATGAAACTGTTCGTTCAATTTTCACACTCTCCGAGGAAGATCGAAAGGTATTTCGAGATTTGATTGATAATGATCAGGATTCGACGGAATTCATATCCTCATTTGATTTAAGCCAGATTGCCATTAAAAGTAAGGTACCAAGCAGTTCAAATTCAGTGTTACTATTTTTGCACGGAACAGCTGCACAATCAAGACTTTATTTGCCTCTTCGCGATTCCCTTCTTAGACGCGGAATCGGAACAGTTTTAATGGATTTGCGCGGTCACGGGCTCTCGGAGGGTGAACCCGGTGATGTTCGTGATGTCAATGACCTCATTCGTGACTTACGCATAGTGATGATTCATCTTAAAAAAAAGTATCCTGAAAAAAAGATTTTTCTTGGCGGGCATAGCTTAGGTGCTGGTCTTACCTTAAAGTACCTCCAAAACTTTGCTGAAAGGGATTCATTATTTATTAAACCAGATGGATTGGTTCTTATTTCAGGAGGGTTTGTACCGATTCCTGTTGAGGAGTGTAATAGTGCTGATTCGATAAAAGATAAAAATTCAAGCAAGTTGGTTGTTACAAGCGATACAGTTCATTCCAAATTTGCGACACTCAATTTTTTAGAAGCCTTAACTTATTTCCCATTAGGGTTTATGGGAATTCACTTAAAACCTATTCGTTTGGTGCTTCCTGACGAAGAAATTGTTCGTGAAGCAGTCAGTAAAAAACTTCTTGTTTCTGAATATTCCTTTCAATTTTTTTTGGCAGCATTTCCTGTCGATTTAGAAATGGCATATCTCCTCTCAACTTTTCCGTCATTGCTTATTGTGGGTAATCAAGATGAGGTGATAAGTGTTTGTGGGGCAAAAGAGACTTTTCGAAGATTGAATACGGAGGAAAAGGAACTGCTTATCTTTTCTAATACCAATCATATCAATGTAATTTGGAGAGCCGGAGGAGAAGTGGGAGATTGGATTGAAAAAATGCAACAAAGAATAAAGCGAGATTAG
- the clpX gene encoding ATP-dependent Clp protease ATP-binding subunit ClpX: MAKKGQDQSQEKIHCSFCGRSSDEVMSMVAGPGVFICDRCIQSSVEIIKNDISALSTRRKPKKGRLQTPFQIKEELDRHIIGQDKAKKALSVAVYNHYKRIEMHNLSVFDESDVSIDKSNILLVGPTGTGKTLLAQTLAKIIDVPITIADATSLTEAGYVGDDVESILMHLFQSADQNLERTERGIIYIDEIDKVARKGANVSITRDVSGEGVQQALLKILEGTIAGVPPKGGRKHPEQTLLNINTKNILFICGGAFEGLDAIIARRLAKNSMGFGASIPTKSEREGSQLLQYVAPEDLVEFGLIPEFIGRLPVLTTLESLDKNAMRSILTEPKNAITKQYKKLFEMEGVELIFDTDALDMVVDIAIKRGTGARALRSIIEGAMTDIMFELPSKKNVRTCVITKEVISEHKSPIYLYTESKEQEERKIA, translated from the coding sequence ATGGCAAAAAAAGGTCAAGATCAGAGTCAAGAAAAAATTCACTGCTCTTTTTGCGGGCGTTCAAGTGATGAGGTGATGAGTATGGTGGCTGGACCGGGAGTCTTTATTTGCGATCGTTGCATTCAAAGTTCCGTTGAAATTATCAAAAATGATATTTCTGCTCTCTCAACAAGGAGAAAGCCAAAAAAAGGAAGATTGCAAACCCCTTTTCAAATCAAGGAAGAGCTCGACAGGCATATCATTGGTCAGGATAAAGCAAAGAAGGCACTTTCAGTCGCCGTGTATAATCATTACAAGCGAATTGAAATGCATAACCTTTCGGTGTTTGACGAATCGGATGTATCAATTGATAAAAGCAATATTTTACTTGTGGGGCCAACCGGAACTGGAAAAACACTTCTTGCTCAAACCTTGGCGAAAATTATCGATGTTCCCATCACAATTGCCGACGCTACCTCGCTCACCGAAGCCGGTTATGTCGGCGACGATGTCGAAAGCATTTTGATGCATCTATTTCAATCTGCCGACCAAAATTTAGAGCGTACAGAACGCGGAATCATCTATATCGATGAAATTGATAAAGTTGCTCGAAAGGGTGCCAATGTATCCATCACACGTGATGTTTCGGGAGAAGGTGTTCAGCAAGCTTTACTGAAAATTTTAGAAGGTACGATTGCAGGTGTTCCGCCAAAGGGAGGAAGAAAACACCCTGAGCAAACTTTGCTCAATATCAACACCAAAAATATTCTCTTTATTTGCGGTGGAGCATTTGAAGGTTTAGACGCAATCATTGCGCGTCGATTGGCAAAAAATTCAATGGGTTTTGGTGCTTCCATTCCAACAAAATCGGAGCGCGAAGGTTCTCAATTACTCCAATATGTTGCACCCGAAGATTTGGTCGAATTTGGACTGATTCCTGAATTTATCGGAAGGTTACCGGTCCTTACAACACTCGAATCTCTTGATAAGAATGCAATGAGAAGCATTCTTACTGAACCAAAGAATGCAATCACCAAGCAGTATAAAAAACTTTTCGAAATGGAAGGGGTTGAATTAATTTTCGATACCGATGCCTTGGATATGGTTGTTGACATTGCGATAAAGCGCGGTACCGGCGCCCGTGCGCTACGATCAATTATAGAAGGAGCAATGACGGATATTATGTTCGAACTTCCTTCGAAAAAAAATGTTCGCACCTGTGTGATCACGAAGGAAGTGATATCGGAGCATAAAAGCCCAATTTATCTCTATACAGAAAGCAAAGAGCAAGAAGAAAGAAAAATCGCCTAA
- a CDS encoding DUF3299 domain-containing protein: MFKSRLSFFGLFIGLLSLNFVATEYYNSKSLFVESVSKVRNHKATLSFDETPLAIVENEQPIGASFRITFNDLREYKYNRRGNSKVPDKLKGLEGKEVEIAGYMIPMNEAMEVREFMLVQIPFFGCCYSVPPEPNETIMIRMEKGKSTEYVYTPIRVKGKFKISETKIDDFVVSIYQMEASDVKAATADDKDVIQHQQGSAIPVR, from the coding sequence ATGTTTAAATCTAGACTTTCTTTCTTTGGGCTTTTTATTGGGCTTCTTTCGCTCAATTTTGTTGCAACAGAATACTACAATTCAAAGTCGCTTTTTGTTGAATCGGTTTCGAAAGTTCGCAACCACAAAGCAACGCTTTCTTTCGACGAAACACCATTGGCTATCGTTGAAAATGAACAGCCTATAGGCGCATCATTTCGAATCACCTTTAATGATTTAAGAGAGTATAAATATAACCGCCGCGGGAATTCCAAAGTGCCTGATAAGCTTAAAGGCTTAGAAGGAAAAGAAGTGGAAATTGCCGGTTATATGATTCCAATGAATGAAGCGATGGAAGTTAGAGAGTTTATGTTGGTTCAAATTCCTTTCTTTGGCTGCTGTTACAGCGTGCCTCCGGAACCAAATGAAACCATAATGATTCGTATGGAAAAGGGAAAATCAACTGAGTATGTCTATACTCCTATTCGCGTAAAAGGAAAGTTTAAAATATCCGAAACGAAAATTGATGATTTTGTTGTCTCAATCTACCAAATGGAAGCCTCAGATGTAAAGGCAGCAACTGCCGATGATAAAGATGTTATTCAACATCAACAAGGGTCTGCAATTCCGGTTAGATAA
- a CDS encoding ABC transporter permease gives MTFFSIVLKNLSERKVSLLLTLLSVALGVGLISSTIEISKQVEERFNQTSSGYELILGAKGSPLQIVLNTVYHLGNPTGNIPYSAYERYKRNPFVAYAIPMGLGDSYRGYRIICTSPDFFSKLKIKGDFALEFASGRVFESNEVYKVVVGSEVIAKTGLKIGDKFLATHGLQESLEEMGNVHDQHFFEVIGTLQTTNTPIDKGIYAALPTVWMLHEKESVDQQDSTEQASDEHHHEIPNEGDITAVILKAKAPIFALQLYSLINREPYAQAAFVVNEIKDLINIVGNVSDAFLFLTIVVILVAIFSVMISIYNSINERRREIAILRSLGATRSFIFGLVTMESVMVCFFGAFLGIVLCKLGLILSSQLISVKFGTVVQVGILTINELKILLVVTLAGGIAGIIPAFRAYRTDVSLNLTPIS, from the coding sequence ATGACTTTTTTCTCGATTGTTCTTAAAAATCTTTCTGAAAGAAAAGTTTCGCTTCTTCTTACGCTTCTGTCAGTCGCGCTCGGCGTCGGTCTCATATCTTCAACTATTGAAATTTCAAAGCAAGTTGAAGAGCGATTTAACCAAACCTCCAGTGGTTATGAATTAATTTTAGGTGCAAAAGGGAGTCCTTTACAAATAGTACTCAACACGGTTTATCATTTAGGCAATCCGACCGGCAATATTCCTTATTCAGCTTATGAACGTTATAAGCGAAATCCTTTTGTAGCTTACGCAATTCCGATGGGCTTGGGCGATAGCTATCGCGGATACAGAATTATATGCACCTCACCCGATTTTTTTTCAAAACTAAAAATTAAAGGTGATTTCGCGCTTGAATTCGCTTCAGGCAGAGTCTTTGAATCAAATGAAGTTTATAAGGTTGTTGTCGGTTCAGAAGTAATTGCAAAAACCGGATTAAAAATTGGCGATAAGTTTCTAGCCACTCACGGGCTGCAAGAGTCTCTTGAAGAGATGGGAAATGTACATGATCAGCATTTTTTTGAGGTTATCGGCACACTTCAAACAACAAATACACCAATTGATAAAGGGATTTATGCCGCTCTCCCAACTGTATGGATGCTTCATGAAAAGGAATCCGTTGATCAACAAGATTCGACCGAACAGGCATCTGATGAGCATCATCACGAGATTCCCAATGAAGGGGATATCACCGCAGTTATTCTCAAAGCCAAAGCGCCGATTTTTGCTTTGCAACTTTATTCGCTAATCAATCGTGAACCCTACGCACAAGCCGCTTTTGTTGTCAATGAGATTAAAGACCTTATCAACATTGTCGGAAATGTTAGTGATGCCTTCCTATTCCTAACCATTGTTGTCATTTTGGTCGCAATATTCAGCGTTATGATTTCGATTTATAATTCTATCAATGAACGCCGGAGAGAGATTGCAATCTTACGATCTCTAGGCGCAACACGTTCATTTATTTTTGGATTGGTCACGATGGAATCTGTTATGGTTTGCTTTTTTGGTGCCTTTCTTGGTATCGTACTTTGCAAACTTGGGTTAATTTTGAGTTCTCAACTGATTTCAGTTAAGTTTGGTACGGTTGTTCAAGTGGGGATTCTAACAATAAATGAATTGAAAATTCTTTTGGTTGTAACTTTGGCTGGGGGAATTGCTGGGATTATTCCCGCATTTCGTGCGTATCGGACGGATGTCTCACTAAACTTGACACCAATCAGTTAA